Proteins from one Brevibacillus humidisoli genomic window:
- a CDS encoding MFS transporter: MSSEHKSILIGYLQRYVDSPDLQKLLYKRTLLIVVLSQIFGGAGLAAGVTVGALLAQDMLGTDSFTGLPTALFTLGSAMAALLVGRLSQRYGRRSGLAIGFLAGGIGAIGVVCAAVSHSIVLLFASLLIYGAGTSTNLQARYAGTDLAKPTQRATAVSIAMVSTTLGAVAGPILVDVMGRFAESLGIPALAGPFILAAAAYILAGLVFFVFLRPDPFFVAKAIADTQAAQNNQSEMKLHAPEVNNRGLIVGATVMIVTQIAMVAIMTMTPIHMKHHGHGLGDVGLVIGIHIGAMYLPSLVTGVLVDKAGRTAMSIASGATLLAAGLVAAFAPADSLIVLIIALALLGLGWNLGFISGTALIVDSTNPASRAKTQGTIDVLVALAGASGGALSGIIVAHSSFSILSLSGGFLSLLLIPVVLWSLNSRKERALDHMSA, translated from the coding sequence TTGTCAAGTGAACACAAAAGCATATTAATAGGATATTTACAACGCTACGTTGATTCCCCAGATCTGCAGAAACTCCTATATAAACGAACTTTGCTTATCGTAGTCCTATCACAAATTTTTGGTGGTGCAGGACTTGCCGCAGGAGTGACCGTAGGAGCACTTCTTGCTCAGGATATGTTGGGGACGGACAGTTTTACAGGGCTTCCTACCGCATTGTTCACCCTTGGTTCTGCTATGGCCGCACTGCTTGTTGGGCGACTTTCTCAACGTTACGGACGTCGCTCGGGTCTCGCGATAGGCTTCTTGGCAGGAGGTATAGGTGCCATTGGAGTAGTATGTGCGGCAGTAAGTCATAGTATAGTACTTCTGTTCGCTTCCCTTCTTATCTACGGTGCAGGTACGTCTACCAACTTACAGGCTCGTTATGCAGGTACAGATTTGGCGAAGCCTACTCAGCGGGCAACAGCAGTCAGCATTGCAATGGTTTCTACTACACTAGGCGCCGTTGCAGGTCCAATCTTAGTGGATGTAATGGGCAGATTTGCGGAATCGCTCGGTATCCCTGCCTTAGCAGGTCCTTTCATATTAGCTGCCGCTGCTTACATCCTTGCTGGTTTGGTATTTTTCGTGTTTCTCCGTCCAGACCCATTCTTTGTCGCAAAAGCGATCGCCGACACACAGGCAGCTCAGAACAACCAATCAGAAATGAAGCTTCATGCACCGGAAGTGAATAACCGGGGACTGATTGTCGGGGCTACCGTAATGATTGTAACCCAAATAGCCATGGTCGCCATAATGACAATGACTCCAATACATATGAAGCATCACGGTCATGGTTTGGGTGATGTAGGGTTAGTAATAGGGATCCATATTGGCGCGATGTACCTCCCATCACTGGTAACAGGTGTTCTTGTTGACAAGGCAGGACGAACGGCAATGTCAATTGCATCAGGTGCTACTCTACTTGCTGCAGGCCTTGTCGCAGCATTTGCGCCTGCCGATTCGCTGATCGTACTGATCATCGCCCTCGCGTTGTTAGGACTTGGTTGGAACCTTGGATTCATCAGCGGCACCGCCCTCATCGTGGACTCGACGAATCCAGCTTCTCGCGCAAAGACGCAAGGAACGATTGATGTCTTGGTTGCTTTGGCTGGAGCATCGGGTGGAGCGCTTTCCGGCATCATTGTAGCTCATTCCAGCTTCTCAATCCTCTCCCTCTCAGGAGGCTTCCTCTCCCTTTTGCTGATACCTGTTGTTTTATGGTCGCTTAACAGCCGAAAAGAGAGAGCATTAGATCATATGTCAGCGTAG
- a CDS encoding SgcJ/EcaC family oxidoreductase, translating to MDVSNEIEALYRQLLEAWNNQHARGMAELFLEEGELIGFDGSQAIGQDEIYSHLNPIFRDHPTARFVSKVKGVRILDAKAAILRAIAGMVPRGQSDINPAANTHHTLVVLHHNGKWRIQLFQNTPAQFHGRPELVEQMTEELRALLT from the coding sequence ATGGATGTTTCCAATGAGATTGAAGCTCTCTACAGACAGCTGTTAGAGGCGTGGAACAACCAACATGCTCGTGGAATGGCCGAGTTGTTCTTGGAGGAAGGTGAGCTTATCGGATTTGACGGGAGTCAAGCGATTGGGCAGGACGAGATTTACTCACACCTCAACCCCATTTTCCGAGATCATCCCACCGCTCGATTTGTGAGCAAAGTGAAAGGTGTTCGAATACTGGACGCAAAGGCAGCGATCCTGCGTGCTATTGCAGGTATGGTTCCTCGTGGACAATCCGATATCAATCCTGCGGCTAATACACATCACACCCTCGTTGTCCTGCATCACAATGGCAAATGGCGAATCCAGCTTTTCCAAAACACTCCGGCTCAGTTTCATGGAAGACCTGAGCTAGTCGAACAGATGACGGAAGAGTTGCGAGCATTATTGACGTGA
- a CDS encoding MFS transporter, whose translation MFGRFVERRGPRFSALVAAVLFAGGTIGAGLSIAAGSLWGFYLTYGALGGLGLGIGYISPVSTLVKWFPNRRGLATGMAVFGFGAGSIITGPIAASLMERVGIPSTFYILGSSYLILMFLGAFYIERPPEGWMPAGMRKEKEAGGVRVQADLAQLTANEAVRTRRFWMLWIMMFINISAGMMLISVASPMAQEKVGMTAIAAASMVGLMGIFNGGGRIGWAATTSVARTST comes from the coding sequence TTGTTTGGGCGGTTTGTCGAAAGACGGGGACCTCGGTTTTCCGCCCTGGTAGCGGCGGTGTTGTTCGCCGGGGGAACGATTGGAGCCGGTCTTTCCATCGCGGCAGGATCTCTTTGGGGTTTTTATCTCACCTACGGGGCGCTTGGTGGTTTGGGTCTTGGGATTGGTTACATATCACCGGTCTCCACGCTTGTCAAATGGTTTCCCAACCGGCGTGGGCTGGCGACAGGGATGGCTGTTTTTGGTTTCGGTGCAGGCTCGATCATTACCGGTCCAATCGCAGCGTCTCTGATGGAGAGAGTGGGAATTCCCTCCACCTTTTATATACTAGGATCTTCCTACCTTATTTTGATGTTTCTGGGTGCTTTCTACATAGAAAGACCGCCGGAGGGGTGGATGCCTGCAGGGATGAGAAAGGAGAAAGAAGCAGGCGGTGTTCGGGTACAAGCAGATTTGGCTCAGCTTACCGCCAACGAAGCTGTCAGGACAAGACGGTTTTGGATGCTCTGGATCATGATGTTTATTAACATTTCCGCGGGCATGATGCTGATCTCCGTCGCATCCCCGATGGCACAGGAAAAAGTGGGAATGACAGCCATTGCTGCAGCCAGTATGGTCGGGTTGATGGGCATCTTTAACGGCGGTGGACGGATCGGATGGGCAGCTACTACATCGGTCGCGCGAACGTCTACTTGA
- a CDS encoding DUF1641 domain-containing protein, translating into MTGGLERSAERMQDDKQVSLWGLGKTLRDPDISASLSTMLAFMQGMGEVFNKEKGAAQ; encoded by the coding sequence GTGACTGGCGGACTGGAACGTTCCGCTGAACGCATGCAGGACGACAAGCAGGTCAGCCTCTGGGGATTAGGAAAAACGTTGCGCGATCCAGATATCAGTGCATCCCTATCCACGATGCTCGCTTTTATGCAGGGTATGGGCGAGGTGTTTAACAAAGAGAAAGGAGCCGCCCAATGA
- the istB gene encoding IS21-like element helper ATPase IstB: MMLQSRLEEAFSQMGWVRIPEIIHHHAEEAAAQNISYLEFLDKLLQEEIKAKRDRFIRMKTRLAHLPYHKTLEQFDFSFQPSVDERRIRDLATLRFVHQQENLILLGPPGVGKTHLSVALALEAIKQGLTVYFTTAHDLVQTLQIAHQNNSIKQKMRAFIKPNVLIIDEIGYRKMDETAAHFFFQIVSERYESGSIILTSNKSYGSWGEIFGDTVLATAILDRLLHHSHTINIKGESYRIKEKKKAGFFRPETIEDKTE; the protein is encoded by the coding sequence ATGATGCTCCAGTCCCGTTTAGAAGAAGCCTTTTCGCAAATGGGATGGGTACGAATCCCGGAAATTATTCACCACCACGCAGAAGAAGCTGCTGCTCAGAATATATCGTATTTGGAGTTCTTGGACAAGCTTTTGCAAGAGGAAATCAAGGCCAAGAGGGATCGATTTATTCGAATGAAGACACGATTGGCTCATTTACCCTACCATAAAACATTAGAGCAATTCGATTTCAGTTTCCAGCCTTCCGTAGATGAAAGACGGATTCGTGATTTGGCAACCCTCCGGTTTGTGCACCAACAGGAGAATCTCATTTTGCTGGGTCCGCCAGGAGTCGGAAAGACCCACTTGTCTGTTGCATTGGCTCTGGAAGCCATTAAGCAAGGTTTGACAGTTTACTTTACAACTGCTCACGATTTGGTTCAGACACTTCAGATTGCCCATCAAAACAATAGTATCAAACAAAAAATGCGGGCTTTTATTAAGCCGAATGTACTGATCATTGATGAAATCGGCTATCGCAAGATGGATGAAACGGCAGCTCATTTTTTCTTTCAAATCGTTTCGGAGCGTTATGAATCTGGTTCGATTATTCTTACCTCGAACAAGTCTTATGGTTCGTGGGGAGAGATATTTGGAGATACGGTACTTGCCACCGCCATCCTTGATCGATTATTGCATCACTCCCACACCATCAACATTAAAGGAGAAAGTTATCGCATAAAGGAGAAGAAAAAAGCTGGTTTCTTTCGACCAGAGACAATTGAAGATAAAACCGAATGA
- the istB gene encoding IS21-like element helper ATPase IstB: MNETITHLKQSLKTLNLTEAAQIIDESLMEAEEHQWTCSEFLQRLLRYELVRREEKQLARRYKWASFPEVKTLDEFRLEEQPSISKRQFQQLRELLWLEQNYNLILLGPPGVGKTHIAIGLGVEALHNGCKVSFVPMDGLIHLLKTQEISRSSQYKLRRIHNSDLVILDDLMFMAMDRNEANLFFQFVNKLYGQTSIILTSNKGPEDWGELLGDQAITTAILDRILHKSEVIQLSGDSYRLKYRQTIFAS; encoded by the coding sequence ATGAACGAGACCATAACACACCTGAAACAAAGCTTAAAAACACTCAACCTCACGGAAGCGGCCCAGATCATTGATGAAAGCTTAATGGAGGCTGAAGAACACCAATGGACATGCAGTGAGTTTTTGCAACGGCTGCTCCGTTATGAATTAGTCCGACGAGAAGAAAAGCAACTCGCCAGACGTTATAAATGGGCGTCCTTCCCTGAAGTGAAGACGCTGGATGAGTTTCGTTTAGAAGAACAACCATCCATAAGCAAACGCCAATTTCAGCAACTACGGGAACTTCTATGGCTTGAGCAGAATTACAATCTCATCCTGCTCGGGCCTCCCGGGGTAGGGAAAACGCACATCGCCATCGGATTGGGCGTAGAGGCATTACATAACGGCTGCAAAGTGAGCTTCGTGCCGATGGATGGCTTAATTCACTTACTGAAGACACAAGAGATTTCCCGATCGTCCCAGTATAAGCTCCGGCGTATTCATAACTCTGATCTGGTCATATTGGATGACTTGATGTTCATGGCCATGGACCGGAATGAAGCAAATCTGTTTTTTCAGTTTGTGAATAAGCTGTACGGTCAAACTTCAATCATCCTCACCTCAAACAAAGGGCCGGAGGATTGGGGTGAACTGTTGGGAGATCAGGCGATCACCACTGCGATCCTGGATCGGATCTTGCATAAGAGCGAGGTCATCCAATTAAGTGGCGACAGCTATCGTCTGAAGTACCGGCAGACTATTTTCGCAAGCTAA
- the istA gene encoding IS21 family transposase, giving the protein MKRLERWHMFFSIHQMKAKGLKISQIARKLNVSRNTVYKYLSMNPDEFKQFMEGMETRKKKLDPYEQRIIQWLREYPDLSAAQIWDWLKEHHPDIEVGESTVRSYVRMMRKMYGIPKRVQQRQYEAIPDPPMGEQMQVDFGEMKMKNLQGNLVKCWFMTFVLSHSRQKFVHWQDRPFVTKDVIDAHELAFAYYGGMTKEIVYDQDHLLLVSENYGNLILTHEFAVYVRHRGFHVHMCRKQDPESKGRIENVVKYVKRNFARHRIFISVDKLNEDCLAWLDRTGNALIHHTTKKIPAEVFALEKQHLRPVPEKMQTPSTSITRTVRKDNTIWYEGSRYSVPLGTYDGTSKEVGIRVNESTLQIHDVDTGEIIAEHERSQRRGQLIQNTNHRRDRQKGIAAYFESVRRQFPDPDLASSYLEEIRRLHPRYTRDQLQLIQKTLDQAFQEAVDQALRYCVANRLYRAVDFADAVNHFSNSCEKTSSDRSHVTQLSGVDPAKWKAKPQIRDVEIYRRILRGG; this is encoded by the coding sequence ATGAAACGCTTAGAAAGGTGGCATATGTTTTTTTCCATTCATCAGATGAAAGCGAAGGGATTGAAGATCTCACAAATTGCTAGAAAACTAAATGTCTCGAGGAACACGGTGTATAAATACTTGAGCATGAATCCAGATGAATTCAAACAATTCATGGAAGGCATGGAGACAAGGAAAAAGAAATTAGACCCCTATGAGCAGCGAATCATTCAGTGGTTGAGGGAGTACCCCGACCTCTCTGCCGCTCAAATATGGGATTGGCTAAAAGAGCACCATCCAGACATTGAAGTTGGGGAAAGTACCGTGAGAAGCTATGTCCGGATGATGCGGAAGATGTACGGGATCCCAAAGAGGGTACAGCAAAGGCAGTATGAAGCCATTCCCGATCCTCCAATGGGTGAACAAATGCAGGTGGACTTTGGGGAGATGAAAATGAAGAACCTTCAAGGGAATCTAGTCAAGTGCTGGTTCATGACGTTCGTTCTCTCCCATTCCAGGCAGAAATTCGTTCATTGGCAAGATCGGCCATTTGTAACGAAGGATGTGATCGATGCTCATGAATTAGCTTTTGCATATTATGGCGGAATGACGAAAGAAATCGTTTATGATCAGGATCATCTGCTGCTCGTCAGTGAAAATTACGGGAATCTAATCCTGACCCACGAATTTGCGGTCTATGTGCGTCATCGAGGCTTTCATGTCCACATGTGCCGAAAACAAGACCCCGAGAGCAAAGGTCGCATCGAAAATGTCGTGAAATACGTCAAACGAAATTTTGCACGCCATCGGATCTTCATCAGCGTGGATAAGTTGAATGAGGACTGCTTGGCTTGGTTAGACCGGACAGGGAATGCGCTGATCCATCATACGACCAAAAAAATACCAGCCGAAGTGTTCGCCCTTGAGAAGCAACATCTTCGCCCGGTCCCAGAAAAAATGCAAACTCCTAGTACGAGTATAACAAGGACTGTGCGGAAGGACAACACCATTTGGTATGAAGGGAGTCGGTATTCCGTTCCCCTCGGGACGTATGATGGCACCTCGAAAGAAGTTGGGATCCGGGTCAATGAGTCCACGCTTCAAATCCACGATGTGGATACCGGTGAAATCATCGCTGAACATGAACGCTCACAGAGGCGGGGCCAGCTCATCCAGAACACGAATCACCGGCGAGATCGCCAGAAGGGCATTGCTGCTTACTTTGAAAGTGTGAGGAGACAGTTTCCTGATCCTGATCTGGCTTCATCTTATCTGGAAGAGATTCGCCGGCTGCATCCGCGGTATACCCGTGATCAGCTCCAACTCATTCAAAAAACGCTGGATCAGGCATTTCAAGAAGCCGTGGATCAGGCTCTCCGTTACTGTGTGGCCAACCGATTATACAGAGCCGTGGATTTTGCTGATGCCGTGAACCACTTCTCAAATTCTTGCGAAAAAACGTCATCGGATCGAAGCCATGTTACACAGCTGAGCGGAGTGGATCCGGCCAAATGGAAAGCCAAGCCTCAAATTCGTGATGTGGAGATCTACCGGCGCATTTTGAGAGGAGGCTAA
- a CDS encoding helix-turn-helix domain-containing protein, translating to MKDSIVLNETQYAELAGLDIGPRVRYIREILHENFGPSFSGNSVANRIKIISQPTLTHIERGKSKDVPSKVLRAISRDFNVNMDIFFDDFYEGEYKPIVIHRKHDEQPDNVSTLIDDAYIPIDINPFTENEFILVVYAQLESSNGDRKLLFNTRSKEKYSIPYLRHVIAQFINALETTDSLINPEHLPLTDGVSAVALADRHIKVRDLPMYDIWFPKSEWESMFNNLNKVGEKYTARLLEHLNGKKETANLNQNDDIRKLSRRK from the coding sequence ATGAAAGATTCAATCGTACTTAATGAAACCCAATATGCTGAATTGGCAGGACTTGATATCGGCCCTAGGGTTAGGTACATAAGAGAAATTTTGCATGAGAATTTTGGGCCAAGCTTCAGTGGCAACAGCGTTGCAAACCGCATCAAAATTATTTCACAGCCAACCCTTACTCATATTGAACGAGGCAAATCTAAGGATGTTCCCTCAAAAGTACTTCGGGCAATTAGCCGAGACTTCAATGTGAACATGGATATCTTTTTCGATGACTTTTACGAGGGAGAGTATAAACCAATCGTTATCCATAGAAAGCACGATGAACAGCCCGATAATGTGAGTACGCTCATTGATGATGCTTACATTCCCATTGACATTAATCCCTTTACAGAAAATGAGTTTATATTGGTCGTATACGCTCAATTGGAATCAAGCAATGGTGACCGAAAGCTTTTGTTCAACACGAGATCGAAGGAAAAGTATTCAATACCTTATTTGAGACATGTAATAGCACAGTTTATTAATGCTTTGGAAACTACAGATTCACTTATTAATCCCGAACACCTTCCCTTAACAGACGGAGTATCGGCAGTTGCATTGGCTGACAGACATATAAAAGTACGAGACTTACCAATGTATGATATCTGGTTTCCGAAAAGTGAATGGGAATCCATGTTTAACAATCTGAATAAGGTCGGAGAAAAATATACCGCCAGACTATTGGAACACCTAAACGGAAAAAAGGAGACAGCAAATTTGAACCAGAACGATGACATCAGAAAATTAAGTCGTAGAAAATGA
- the istA gene encoding IS21 family transposase — protein MSTTQIANELGRDRKTIRKWLKRDEPSKYQRTVKKASILDPFKPYIKARMEEGCLNAVVLFDEIRAQGYSGQIRLLRSFMEPLRPVVTSKATIRYETTPGKQAQVDWGHFKVEWNGGYKRLYAFVMVLGYSRMLYVEFTENERLDTLIGCHLRAMQYFGGRPDTCLYDNMKTVIAGYDDQGHVLWNERFSQFASHHGFTLRRCAPYRARTKGKVENGVGYVRKNFWPRVQSFTSLSDLNQQVRHWLDTVANVRIHGTTHEKPVDRWKHEQLKPLNPVPFEEVERHTRRVSNDLLVSYGGSRYSVPYTYIGHTVQVQDLQNGHIRIYQGNTIIAEHQKAVRSKQVVTNKKHFEGIQTQSRVKAPQPMPRLVSNPSPEVVERDLSVYEQFADEEVIVQ, from the coding sequence ATGAGTACCACGCAAATTGCGAACGAATTAGGGAGGGATCGAAAAACAATCCGTAAGTGGCTGAAGAGAGATGAACCTTCGAAATACCAGCGAACCGTCAAAAAAGCAAGCATCCTCGATCCATTTAAACCCTATATCAAAGCGAGAATGGAAGAAGGCTGCTTAAATGCTGTTGTCTTGTTTGATGAAATTAGAGCCCAGGGATACTCAGGACAAATTAGACTCCTTCGTTCCTTCATGGAACCATTGCGCCCCGTCGTTACCTCCAAGGCAACGATCCGTTATGAAACCACACCTGGTAAGCAAGCGCAAGTAGACTGGGGACATTTCAAAGTGGAATGGAATGGTGGATATAAACGACTATACGCCTTTGTCATGGTTTTGGGATACTCGAGAATGTTGTATGTGGAATTTACGGAGAACGAACGGCTGGATACCCTCATCGGCTGTCACTTACGTGCCATGCAATACTTTGGAGGCAGACCGGATACATGCTTGTACGACAATATGAAAACCGTCATTGCAGGTTACGACGACCAAGGCCATGTATTGTGGAATGAACGTTTTTCTCAGTTTGCAAGTCATCACGGCTTTACCCTCCGGCGTTGTGCCCCCTACCGTGCACGAACAAAAGGGAAAGTAGAAAATGGTGTTGGCTATGTGCGAAAGAATTTTTGGCCTCGCGTACAGTCGTTTACCAGCCTGAGTGACTTGAATCAACAAGTACGCCATTGGTTGGATACGGTAGCCAATGTACGGATTCACGGCACCACACATGAAAAGCCGGTAGATCGATGGAAACATGAACAGTTGAAGCCGCTTAACCCGGTTCCGTTCGAAGAAGTAGAACGGCATACTCGAAGAGTATCCAACGATTTGCTCGTTTCTTACGGAGGAAGCAGGTATTCTGTACCCTATACCTATATTGGTCATACGGTACAGGTACAAGATCTCCAGAATGGTCATATCCGGATCTATCAGGGCAACACGATTATCGCTGAACATCAAAAAGCAGTTCGTTCCAAACAAGTCGTAACCAATAAAAAACACTTCGAGGGGATTCAAACCCAAAGTCGCGTGAAGGCTCCCCAACCTATGCCGCGTCTGGTTTCAAATCCAAGCCCTGAAGTGGTGGAACGTGATTTATCAGTCTACGAGCAGTTTGCTGACGAGGAGGTGATCGTACAATGA
- a CDS encoding helix-turn-helix domain-containing protein, whose amino-acid sequence MAFKGQKFKHYPESLKMEAVRLHVEEGWSYRKIADHMEVQDKDRVKVWMRKYREDGQAAFENRRGNPHKVETEQEREIRRLQLEVDVLKKWLQILNREGCKTDTSLSMN is encoded by the coding sequence ATGGCATTCAAAGGGCAAAAGTTCAAGCATTATCCAGAATCACTCAAGATGGAAGCAGTCCGTCTACATGTGGAAGAAGGCTGGAGCTACAGAAAGATTGCGGATCATATGGAAGTTCAGGACAAGGATCGTGTTAAGGTTTGGATGAGAAAGTATCGTGAGGATGGGCAGGCTGCATTCGAGAATAGACGAGGCAATCCACACAAGGTGGAAACGGAGCAAGAGCGAGAAATTAGACGTTTGCAATTAGAGGTAGATGTCCTAAAAAAGTGGTTACAAATCTTGAATCGGGAGGGTTGCAAAACCGACACCTCGTTGTCGATGAACTGA
- a CDS encoding IS3 family transposase, which yields MQNRHLVVDELKDKQSVKELCAYLRISRSGYYAYLKRKTKNPDGELKRRIMAIYEQRNKTVGYRRIQDELCRQYQMIVNHKKVLRLMQELGIKAIIRRKYVHRTTREAALSDGRIAENLLQRDFTASAPNCKWVSTANENSPLSALEFSPY from the coding sequence TTGCAAAACCGACACCTCGTTGTCGATGAACTGAAGGATAAGCAGAGCGTTAAGGAACTTTGTGCTTATTTAAGAATAAGCAGAAGCGGTTATTATGCCTATCTGAAGCGTAAAACGAAGAATCCAGACGGAGAACTGAAACGCAGGATCATGGCGATCTACGAGCAACGGAATAAGACTGTAGGCTACCGGCGTATTCAAGACGAGTTATGCCGTCAGTATCAAATGATCGTCAATCATAAGAAGGTTCTGCGTCTTATGCAAGAGCTAGGCATAAAAGCAATTATTCGTCGTAAGTATGTCCATCGTACAACTCGTGAAGCAGCGTTATCGGACGGAAGGATTGCTGAGAATTTGCTGCAACGGGATTTTACGGCAAGTGCTCCTAATTGTAAGTGGGTGTCAACTGCAAATGAAAATTCCCCATTATCTGCACTTGAATTTTCCCCATATTAG
- a CDS encoding heavy-metal-associated domain-containing protein translates to MMTRNIVVQGMADQQDADKVSHALREVWGIRKVDVSLDKGEATFTYDENAASFEDFQQAILDCGFEIYTENGKVEESKIDMGKEQAEKG, encoded by the coding sequence ATGATGACACGAAACATTGTTGTCCAGGGGATGGCGGACCAACAAGATGCTGATAAAGTGAGCCATGCACTCCGTGAAGTTTGGGGGATTCGCAAGGTTGACGTCAGTCTGGACAAGGGAGAAGCGACGTTTACTTACGATGAAAACGCCGCTTCTTTCGAGGATTTTCAGCAGGCGATTCTCGACTGCGGATTTGAGATCTACACCGAGAACGGCAAGGTAGAGGAAAGTAAAATCGATATGGGTAAAGAGCAAGCGGAGAAAGGATGA
- a CDS encoding chromate transporter, translating into MDRESLTKEQSKISFRSLLEVLIVSTRLGLTSFGGPIAHLGYFHEEYIRRRKWLDEKSYADLVALCQFLPGPASSQVGMGIGVMRAGLLGGIVAWIGFTLPSVIALILFALLLQGVDVGNVGWIHGLKIVAVAIVAHAVWGMGQKLTPDRERATIAIVAAIITLVWTTTASQVLIIVLAGMIGTFLYKNPNIPDLPEIRVPVSRSFAVSCLILFFGLLFLLPFLRSFSSFEWLAVFDSFYRAGSLVFGGGHVVLPLLEREVVPVGWITKESFLAGYGATQAVPGPLFTFAAYVGAVMNGWVGAFIATIAIFLPAFLLVIGTLPFWDTLRRKPQIQGTLMGVNAAVVGILLAALYDPIWTSSILAPIDFALAAVLFGMLVFWKLPPWAVVLTGALGGTLIAYM; encoded by the coding sequence ATGGATAGAGAATCGTTAACCAAAGAACAAAGCAAGATTTCCTTTCGTTCTCTGTTAGAAGTATTGATCGTTTCGACAAGACTTGGACTCACTTCATTTGGAGGTCCTATTGCCCATTTGGGCTATTTCCATGAGGAGTATATTCGTCGTAGAAAATGGCTGGACGAGAAGAGTTATGCTGATCTCGTTGCTCTATGTCAGTTCTTACCCGGCCCTGCAAGCAGTCAGGTGGGAATGGGAATCGGTGTGATGAGAGCAGGATTGCTTGGGGGAATCGTGGCTTGGATCGGGTTTACCTTGCCATCTGTCATTGCACTTATCCTATTTGCGTTGTTGTTGCAAGGAGTTGATGTTGGAAACGTCGGTTGGATTCATGGGTTAAAGATTGTGGCCGTCGCGATTGTGGCCCACGCTGTATGGGGGATGGGACAAAAACTGACTCCTGATCGCGAACGAGCTACTATCGCGATTGTAGCCGCGATCATTACGTTGGTATGGACGACAACAGCAAGTCAGGTTCTCATCATTGTACTAGCAGGAATGATAGGTACTTTTCTTTATAAGAATCCAAACATTCCCGATCTTCCTGAAATACGTGTTCCAGTAAGCCGTTCTTTCGCTGTAAGTTGTTTAATTCTGTTTTTTGGGTTATTATTCTTGCTCCCCTTTTTAAGAAGTTTCTCCTCTTTTGAATGGTTAGCTGTATTTGACAGCTTTTACCGAGCCGGTTCTCTCGTGTTTGGCGGAGGACACGTTGTCTTGCCATTACTTGAAAGGGAGGTTGTCCCCGTAGGGTGGATAACCAAAGAATCCTTCCTTGCCGGATATGGTGCGACCCAAGCTGTCCCTGGCCCATTGTTCACCTTTGCTGCTTATGTAGGTGCCGTCATGAATGGTTGGGTGGGCGCATTCATCGCTACGATCGCGATTTTTTTACCAGCTTTTCTTTTAGTGATTGGTACGCTGCCCTTTTGGGATACACTTCGCAGAAAGCCACAAATTCAAGGAACACTGATGGGAGTAAATGCCGCAGTGGTTGGGATCTTGCTTGCAGCTTTATATGATCCGATATGGACGAGTTCCATCCTTGCTCCCATAGACTTTGCCCTTGCTGCTGTTTTGTTCGGGATGCTGGTTTTCTGGAAGCTGCCACCCTGGGCTGTCGTGCTTACCGGTGCATTAGGTGGAACACTGATAGCGTACATGTGA